The DNA segment GCGTGTACTAGGCCCACCATCTCGTAGTTCTGGCTCAACACATCTGTTTCGGGGTTGAAGTAGGCGACTGCTTCCAGTCGCCTGCCCACAAGATCGTGTCGAAAGGACAGTCGACAGTACAACTTCATCGCTCGTTCGCGGGCTTTTCTACACACATGAAAAAGAGGCTGGGAGGGCTGACGTTCCAACCGAGTTTGGGTTCGTAGCTGTTTCCTAACCAGTCCGGCATCCTGGACAACAATTCTCTCAGGCCTAGTCGGCTGGTCCATCGAAAGAAGGGATGATCgcgagggaaggggggcctCTGGCGGTTCGGAAATTTCTTGTCCACAAGATTGACCTCGACCAAACGAGAGTTTGATTCCTAGTCAAGTAGAAACTCATCCCATATCTTATCTTGAAGTTCAACTGGAAGCGACCGAAACCGGTGAAATATGGTCGGGGTGGTCGCGACGGTCATTTTGGTCTTGATGGTTGCAATTGTCTGCTGAGTACGGATATCGCGGTCAAACTGAAAATGATGCAAATGCCAACTAGCAATGGATATTTAACTTGGTAGTGGGAAGAAAACTGGAAGAGAGCACACTCGGCACAGAGTTGCGTTTGTGTGGGCCACCCGCAGGTCGCTCCGTTGCTCCTGCAGCTCTTTGCTGTCGTTGATTCCTTCCAGAATCCAGTCAGCAACGGGAGTATAAGCTCGCACCTACCCGTTTCTTTTACAGTGGGCGAAGCCACTGCCTTCCTTCTGCCACCCGATTCAATGTTCAAGCAAATCCTTGTGTAGACTCTCTATGAGCTAATAAGGCGGGGCGACTGTTCTTCCGGCTCGGCCAATCTCAACAAGGCCTGTTGACTCATATCGACCACATTCTGGTCTTCTTTTCAAGAAACCAACCTTCACTTCCATCATGCCTTCTAAAACAGCCATTCTAGTCGTTGACTTCCAAAACTCCCTGGCGACAGATCCAGGCACCAAAATACCTCATGCGGCCCGGGTCTGTGAGGCGGGAACCAGCATTCTTCAAGTAGCTCGGCAGATTCGAGACACCCGAGTACGGGAACATAGTCTTCCTCCGGGCTTCATCACCGTATTTGTGCAGCACCAGGAGTCGCCAGAAGAGGGGCTGTTGGTCTTTGGAACAGACCCTTGGGGTTTGGTCTTCAAGCCACGACAAGGTTTGGAGAATGGAGAGGACTTTGTTGTCGCAAAATCAGTCCGTACGTCTCTTGAATTCCGCTGTCCTTGAGCCAGCGCTAAGTTCTTTCTTGTGACGTAGGCAATGCTTTTTCCAACTCGGTGCTTGAGCAGATACTCAGAGAGCACGGCGTGGAAGAGTTGGTCATCTTCGGCATCCAGAGCGAATGCTGCGTCGAGGCCACCTGCCATGGCGCCATTGATGCTGGCTTTGCCATCACACTGCTTTCAGGGGCACACTCGACGTATCCCGAACCCGAGGCCAGACCAGAAGAGATTGAGGCACAGGTAGAGGCCCGTGTGCGGGCAAGGGGAGCAACAGTGGTCAGGTGGGAGGATGCAGTCGAGGTatgggagaagaagggccaGGTCCTCGGACCATATCAGTAGGGATTGAGTGATAGCTAGCCGCTCACAGACTCATCATACCTAGGTACATCAGATACTGACTCAACAAACACCTCAGCTATGACTTCAAGATAGGGCATTGCGCTCCGACCTCTAGCTAGGCAGGCATGCCATTGCTTAGATACCTACCTTCTTTGGAGGCCTACTATCGCTATGCAGTGCCACGATCGAATGTAACGTGGGGTGTTGCCTGTCAGTTGTGTGAAGAGAAAGGACAATGGAAAGATTCTAGAACACCAACCACTGCAGTCCACCACACCCATTTCGCAAGCATGGAGAAAATGCACGCAATACTATATCCCTGGGACCTTGCAGGAGGGTCTTTGGCAAACAAAAGAGACTATCGAGCGCCTAAACGACCAGGAAGGGACATTACACTTCGATTTCAGCGCACGCAATGCCAATCGTCTTGTCGGGAGCACTCTGGATCGGGAAGGTCCTTTGACAAGCAGACCAGCGCCCAGAACGTTGCCGATGCGCGCGGATGGCCCGGTTCGGCAGTTGGAGAGGCGCTTGGCAGCCATCCATGTCACGCTCCCCGACCTCCCCTCACTCACCCCACGGCACGGGATGGTAGGCACACGACAGTCACACAGACAGAATGCATGAAGCTCCCCctcagctcaccaccacatcgaCAGCTTGACCCCAACCCGGATactggggaggggagctCGACGACGTTTCATTCGATCAGCAATGTCGTGATGGACGGTTGGAAACCACCTCCCAGATCTGTACCATCTGTCCGTGCCCTTATTCTTGGACCTTGGTCCTGCAGTtcttgggaggggagaaagACAATGTCGTGGTACCTCATTGTGCATGTGAAGATCACCGCAGTGGCCGGTACCCGGTCGATGTTATCTtcagagggaggggggccagGTATGATGAGAGGAAGACGGCGAGAATCTCAACATAAAAGAGTGTCGATCCTCCCGTCGTCAGTCTGTTTTggttcctcatcctcttcatcgtcctccccccAGACAATTAAGCCAGGATGAAGCTGTCAACCGCCATCAGCCTTTTGGCTGGTGCCGCCCCTCTGGTctcggccgccgccgctcccAGGCTCGAGCGCAAGATGAACTATGATGGGTACAAGGCCTACAGCATTGCCACCCATCATAACccggccgccatcaaggcAAAGCTCACCAGGTTTGCCGCCatccccttcaacctcgacaacgaTGAGCACCTCGACATTGCCATCCCTGCCGAGGAGGTCGCTGCCTTTGAGGCCCTCGGTCTCGAGACCCAGCTCATGCACGAGGATCTCGGTGCTGATATCGCCGAGGAGGGTACCTTTGCCCCCTACACCAGTATGTTTTGCTCTTCTACTTGTCTCTTTCCTGAAAGGCTTCCGAGTTCTAACAAACAAGAAGGCGTCGGTGCCCAGGCTGTCCCCAGCTTGACCTGGTTCAACTCGTACCACGCGTACGCCGACCACATCACCTTTTTCAACGACCTGCAGGCGTCGTTCCCCAACGCTTCCGAGATCTTCACCATCGGCAAGTCGTTCCAGGGCCGTGACATTTTTGGCATCCACATCTGGGGCTCTGGCGGCAAGGGCTCCAAGCCCGCCATCTACTTCCACGGCACCGTCCACGCCCGCGAGTGGATCAGCGCCAAGGTCGTCGAGTACATCACctaccacctcctcacccagtATGCTACCGACGCCGCCGTCCGTGCCATCCGTGACAAGTTTGACTTTTACATCCTCCCCGTTGTCAACCCCGACGGTGtgcccacccccaacccacctttTGTCTTCACAAATGACTAACAAACTCCCCAGGATTCGTCTACACCCAAACCAACGACCGCCTCTGGCGCAAGAACCGCCAAACCCGCTCCGGCCAGTCCTGCGTCGGCACCGACCAGAACCGCAACTGGAACTACCAGTGGTCCGTCACCGGCGGcgcctccacctcaccctgCTCCGAGACCTACAAGGGCCTCGCCGCCGGCGACACCCCCGAGATCAGGGCCCTGaccgccttcaccaccaccctcaagaACAGCCGCGGCATCCGCCTCTACATCGACTGGCACTCGTACGGCCAGTACATCCTCCTGCCTTATGGGTACGACTGCTCCGCCCGCGCGTCCAACCACGCCGCCCAGAGCAGTCTCGCCTCTGGCATGGCTACTCGGATCAGACAGAGCTACGGCACTACcttcaccaccggccccaGCTGCTCGACGCTGTACAAGACTACTGGCAGCGCGCCGGATTACATGactgctgttggtggtgctACTTATGCTTGGACTATCGAGTTGAGGCCTGCGGgcagcagcggtggtggctttGTTTTGCCTGCTACGCAGATTTTGCCTAGCAGTATTGAGCAGTGGGAAGGTATCAAGTATGTGCTTGCTCAGGTTTGAGCccgggggggtgttgagtgGATGACattggggatgttggggaggagagggagggaaagggaatgAGGATATGTGTATATACGATGGTACGATGTATTTATCTGACGTGCAATTTGAGTTGTGACGATCATGAACCTTGTTTTCTCGTGTATTGGCCTCAAGCTCGATACAATTAATGTGAACAACCCGATCTTGCATGGTTTCGCATATCCTAGCATGTTTCATATCTTCCCAATAGTATGTCTTTTCGCCTACAGCCACTGAGTGCAGGTCGAAGCCCTGGTGGTGGAGCGCGGGcccttcctcatcgcccATGAGTCCATGCTGGAGGcttttcatcatcttggggGTGGACGGAAGATGTGTGCCTAAAACTGCAGCACGGGTATTAGTCCCACAGTCGTGGTGTAGGCCCTCCGAGTCGATTGCGCTGATCTCCTGAGCCAAAAGAAGCTCAGAAGAAAGTGTCACCTTGGCCCGCTTGCTCGCAGCTAGCAACAGATCCTTGAAAGGGACAAAGTGGGTGCCTTCAGTAACATACCCGTTTGTGTTCCGTGGTCCGTAGATAACGAAATGGCCGAGGGCTGATTGACCGCATTCAACCAGgacctccatcatcttcaaaaacccatcatcaaTGTCCCCGGCTAGGTTCGATGTGCCAATGGCATAATACATCACCATTGCCGTCGCCTATTGACGCAACGATGAAGAGCATTTTCAATACTGTGTCTCGGTGTACATCATCCATCGACTTTAGCAAGCTGTCGTACAAGCTGTTCAAATCTGATGGTGTTTTCAGCAACAATCCTTCCAGCGCTTGAAAACTCTCACCGGTGGCTGTTGCGTCTCGTAGTTGGAGAGTTATGAGGTATGCCTAAAAAAAAGACTCCTTCAGCTCGGCATACCACATGGTCCGTAAGAGCCTTGTAGAAGGAGCTTGTCGCATCGAACGACGAACGCCGCTTAAACGTATTTTGCACAACCCTCAAAATGTCCCACCGAGTGAGCTCATGGAGGTTGACCCGAAGCTCGCAAAGGACCAAGTTGAGGAAAGCCATTTCGGGGCGAGAACCAACAAGCATCTTGATATTGGCATGTTGAGACCATGACCGAAGCTGCGCGACGAGGTTTTGATGGCTGTGGCGGTGAGCAGGGTCGTGTTTGAACTCATCCAAGCCGTCGATCATGAAGCAAAAGCAAGTATTGCGTGGAACAGACACCTCGATGAGATTCTGAAACCCTTCTTGCAACTTGGCGGGGAATCGAAAGTAGGGCTCGTCGATGTGTGGTTCAAAGGTGGTAGTGTCAAATACTTAGCACGCTGTTGGAAAGACATCTCGAATCAAACTTAGACAGTTTGCAAGGACTGAGAACAAGATGGACCGATAGAGACCATGCAGCGACTGTTGCATAGcatctccagctctccaAGCAAAGAAGTGTGAAACAACGAGGGTCCTCTCTCCCAGACCACCTTTCTAGCTCTCGGCGAGTGGTGGAATGACCAGCGATAAGTTTCATGAGTGTTGACTTTCCAGAGCCGGCTTTGAGAGAGATGTGCAGGAGGTCATGTTCGGATGAGAGCCACTGTAAAAGCGTAGACTTTGCTTCTGCTTTCTGCTCATAGTACTCATTTTGATAGcagtcatcctcatcagagCTTTCCTCGTCgacgtcctcgtcatcaacatcctcccaGCCAATGTGGTCTTCAGCGACGTCCTCGCCATCGGCCCCTtccttgctgttgctgctgttgctacTTGTGTATTGCCCGTCATGGTCGTCCGCTTCCAGGATCCATTCGAAAGTTCCGTACTGAGGATCACGAATAGCATCTTCCCGTGAGAACATAGAAGAGAATTAAAGCTGCCGCAATGCCTTGGCTTCAGCGGTGGGCGGAGAAGATGACTCGAGCAGACTCTGTACCTTCTCTTCTACCCTGCGCAGTATGTCGATCGAAAGGGTTTGATGATCACAACTGATATTGGCCTTCATCTCGTGCAATGTCTTTTTGAGATCAAGTAGTCGATCAGGAACACTGGAGAACTGTGTGGTGACAGAAGCGTCAAGTTTGCTAATCTGGGTGGAAACCAGAAGAGACCGTTCACTTTATGTTCGTTAGTAGTGAGCATTGATCCATATCTCGCAACAGGAAGCACATgcttgaggatgagaagagaGATACCTAAACCCATCAGATCGGTATTGTTCCAGAAGACCAAGCAATTTGTAAATTTCGCCTTCTTTCCTCTTGGAGCGTAACGATATTCGGAGAGCTTCGAATTTGGAGGTGACATCCCAGGGAACAAGACTTTGCAAGGTGCCCTGGACTTCGTTCAGGCGCTCCTTGGATTTGGTTGCCAAGCCTTGCAGAGCATCGACATGGTGATTAGAGGAAGCTGGAAAGGGTGTTTGCTGCACACTGTTCGTTGTTTGCTGTAGCTCATGTATCAAGGACTGTACGTCAGAGACACCGGGCACAGTACCTGTTCGCAGCACATTGAGCGCACCAGAAACGAGGCTGTATGAAAAATCGACGAAGGTCAAAATAGAGGCAGCAAATCCAACCGCAGCGATTGCCTCCATTGTGTCTCGAGACGGAGAGTCGAAGGTATGAAGGTTGGCCTACCGTGCAATCAGGAagatgggttgggttgagaGAAAATCAGCGTCCCGAAACCCCGGCACCGGACACGGTCTGATGGCTGATAGAGCCAATTGGACATCGCGGTTCCCAATTGGACATCGTGGTTCTGAAGGGAGAGCAAGGCTCCCTGATCAGCAACCCTCGTCGCACATGATGCCGTGGTAGGGTCGCACAACATTTTTTTTGTTTAAAtgtggacgaggagggcaaaAGACGCATGAGTGGGCTTAAGAAATACGACTTGGAAAGCTTCCTCGGTGAGTCCTGTGTTTTCTTCGTGGGCAATAACGTAGATAGGTATATTCGCAATGAGTGTCGTCATTCGAGAACCGACTAGTCTAGCCCTCGGTTTTGTTGAACTGGATGACTTTTTGCCATCTGGCTGGCTAGACCCTCACGTGACAGCGCGTCGCGTTCCACCTCGTTTTAGGTTTGGGCCACACCTTAAGACGCGGTCTTTGTGCAAGAACGACCACCAGCGACCGGACAATAGCAAAGTGCCCGCTAAAGATGGCACACCGGAAAAGCGCTCGTATTGCAGCACAAgagccaaaaccaccaaacccgTACGGGCCACACAATGGTGATTCAGACGACGCCGCTGGGCTGATGTCAGCTTCTCAATCCTCATCGCCGGATTCCGCATCCTCTGCATCCGACCCAGATCCTGAACCTCGACCGGCAAAGCGCCGCAAGGTGACAAAACATACCCCAAACACGACAACAAGATCACCGACAAAATACTCCAAATCCAactcccttcttctcgtccaaTCTATCTTTACTTCAGCACCCCACGATGGCCGCgcccttcctctccgcctACACCCGCCCTcctaccaccaacccctcctcctatcCTCGCCATCCGCCCAAGCCTCCCTCCTGAAGTGGTTTCAAAAAGAACAAACGGCCCGCCTCATGCCGTGGCGCAAACCCTTCCTCACGAACCCCTCCCGCGCCGACCTTTCCCGTCG comes from the Podospora pseudocomata strain CBS 415.72m chromosome 5, whole genome shotgun sequence genome and includes:
- a CDS encoding hypothetical protein (COG:O; MEROPS:MER0003908; EggNog:ENOG503NUYK), translated to MKLSTAISLLAGAAPLVSAAAAPRLERKMNYDGYKAYSIATHHNPAAIKAKLTRFAAIPFNLDNDEHLDIAIPAEEVAAFEALGLETQLMHEDLGADIAEEGTFAPYTSVGAQAVPSLTWFNSYHAYADHITFFNDLQASFPNASEIFTIGKSFQGRDIFGIHIWGSGGKGSKPAIYFHGTVHAREWISAKVVEYITYHLLTQYATDAAVRAIRDKFDFYILPVVNPDGFVYTQTNDRLWRKNRQTRSGQSCVGTDQNRNWNYQWSVTGGASTSPCSETYKGLAAGDTPEIRALTAFTTTLKNSRGIRLYIDWHSYGQYILLPYGYDCSARASNHAAQSSLASGMATRIRQSYGTTFTTGPSCSTLYKTTGSAPDYMTAVGGATYAWTIELRPAGSSGGGFVLPATQILPSSIEQWEGIKYVLAQV
- a CDS encoding hypothetical protein (EggNog:ENOG503P8FI; COG:Q); translated protein: MPSKTAILVVDFQNSLATDPGTKIPHAARVCEAGTSILQVARQIRDTRVREHSLPPGFITVFVQHQESPEEGLLVFGTDPWGLVFKPRQGLENGEDFVVAKSVRNAFSNSVLEQILREHGVEELVIFGIQSECCVEATCHGAIDAGFAITLLSGAHSTYPEPEARPEEIEAQVEARVRARGATVVRWEDAVEVWEKKGQVLGPYQ